The nucleotide window GTCTGGAATCGTCCCATCTGGAGTCCAGTTCGTACTCCAACCTGCTCCGGGCACTACAAAACTTATCCATCCATTAGAGCAGATATAAACCTCATCATACACTTCGCCGAAAAAGCAAAAATCAAAACCTATATCATAACCACCCAGATAAGTATCATCTACCATAGTCATACTTGTACCTCCAATAGGTTCGGGAGCAAATGGAATTTCTTCTACCTCATAAGTTAATGTACCTAATACTCCATCAACTTCAGCATAAAGTGTAACCGGGTCGCCGCTACATATAACCGTATCCTGATGCACGATTATGGATTGGGCAAAGGTTGAATAGCTTAATAATATAACAACGAATAAAAAAATGAACTTACCATACATCTTTTCAAAAATTTCTGAATGATAAAGTTAACATTTTTGAAAAACCATTTGTCAGATTGCTTCCATTTTAACTCAGTCTAATGCATTGTTTAGAAACTGAACCAACGGCTGAGCAGTTTTATAAATATCAGAAAGAGATCGAATAAAATCAGGTTTAGAAATCTCACTATCTTTTAATTGTTTGGTAACAATAAAACTTTTTTGCTTTAGATATTCAATCATCGGATTGGTGGGATCATAGCTTTTTGGAATTGTTTTCAATTTAAAATCAGATAATTCGCCAAATGTTTCTTTTAATTTTTTTACATTCAAAATTTTCTTGAAAGCAATAGAATTATAGTCAATTTCTTGTCGCAACTTTTTTAAATTCGATGCATCGGGAAAATAAGATCCTGCTGCGGCAAAAGAATTTCCTCCCGGCTGTATTTGCAAATAATATCCTGCATTAATACTGTTCTTCCCGCCTTTATTTATCCATGCACCCATATTTGTTTTATAAGGTGTTTTATCTTTTGAAAATCTTACATCTCTGTAAATTCTAAAGATTGCTTTGGATACATCTACATCCTGTAGTGTGTCATCAAACTTCGACATTTCAATTACTAATTCCTCTAAAAATTCTTTAAATTGTGCTTGAATAATCTGATACTC belongs to Bacteroidota bacterium and includes:
- a CDS encoding DUF2461 domain-containing protein, producing MISKNIFSFLKALSENNNREWFEKHKPEYQIIQAQFKEFLEELVIEMSKFDDTLQDVDVSKAIFRIYRDVRFSKDKTPYKTNMGAWINKGGKNSINAGYYLQIQPGGNSFAAAGSYFPDASNLKKLRQEIDYNSIAFKKILNVKKLKETFGELSDFKLKTIPKSYDPTNPMIEYLKQKSFIVTKQLKDSEISKPDFIRSLSDIYKTAQPLVQFLNNALD